Below is a window of Pseudomonas monteilii DNA.
CTCTAATTTGGTGCGTTTTACTTGTGAGCCAGGGCAAGCGCACTCTTTTATAGGGCATTCACCAAGATCGAAATACGCCTCCTTGGGGAGGCACGCCCGAATATAGGTCTTTTCCCCGAAACGCCGCTTCTTTTCGGAGCCTTGGTTTGTTTCTTGCATTTCTCGGGGACCATGGATCGCCAAGGCGCCCGCCGACGGTCCTCACCGAGGCAGCCATGTGCCAAAAGAGGTCGACGACGCCCCATGACCATCAGTGATGCCCTGCACCGTCTGCTCCTGGACAACCTGACCACTGCCACCCTGCTGCTCGACAGTGCGCTGCGCCTGGAATACATGAACCCGGCCGCCGAGATGCTGCTGGCGGTCAGCGGTCAACGCAGCCATGGGCAGTTCATCAGCGAGCTGTTCACCGAGTCGACCGAGGCGCTCAACTCGCTGCGTCAGGCCGTCGAACAGGCACACCCGTTCACCAAGCGCGAGGCACAGCTGACCTCGCTCAACGGCCAGAGCCTGACCGTCGACTACGCCGTCACGCCCATCCTCAATCAAGGCCAGACGCTGTTGCTGCTGGAGGTGCACCCGCGTGATCGCCTGTTGCGCATCACCAAGGAAGAGGCGCAGCTGTCCAAGCAGGAAACCACCAAGATGCTGGTGCGGGGCCTGGCCCACGAGATCAAGAACCCGCTGGGGGGCATCCGCGGTGCCGCCCAACTGCTGGCCCGGCAACTGCCCGGGGATGACCTGCGCGATTACACCAACGTGATCATCGAGGAAGCCGACCGCCTGCGGAACCTGGTCGACCGCATGCTGGGCTCGAACAAGCTGCCCTCCCTGGCCATGACCAACATCCACGAGGTGCTGGAGCGGGTCTGCAGCCTGGTGGAAGCCGAAAGCCAAGGCGTGATCACCCTGGTACGCGACTACGACCCGAGCCTGCCGGACGTGCTGATCGATCGCGAGCAGATGATTCAGGCCGTGCTGAACATCGTGCGCAACGCCATGCAGGCGATCGGCGCGCAGAATGAACTGCGCCTGGGCCGCATCACCTTGCGCAGCCGCGCCATGCGCCAGTTCACCATCGGTCATACCCGGCACCGCCTGGTGGCCCGCGTCGAGATCATCGACAACGGCCCCGGCATTCCAGCCGAGCTGCAGGACACCCTCTTCTACCCCATGGTCAGCGGACGCCCGGACGGTACCGGGCTCGGCCTGGCCATCACCCAGAACATCATCAGCCAGCATCAGGGCCTGATCGAATGTGACAGCCATCCTGGCCACACCACGTTCTCGATCTTCCTGCCCCTGGAACAAGGAGCCACCGCCTCATGAGCCGAAGTGAAACCGTCTGGATCGTCGACGACGACCGCTCGATCCGCTGGGTGCTGGAAAAAGCCCTGCAGCAGGAGGGCATGAACACCCAGAGTTTCGACAGCGCCGACGGGGTCATGGGCCGCCTGGCTCGCCAACAGCCGGACGTGATCATTTCCGACATTCGCATGCCCGGTGCCAGCGGCCTGGACCTGCTGGCCCAGATCCGTGAACAGTACCCCCGCCTGCCCGTGATCATCATGACCGCGCATTCGGACCTGGACAGTGCCGTGGCCTCCTATCAGGGGGGTGCCTTCGAATACCTGCCCAAGCCGTTCGACATCGACGAGGCGGTGGCGCTGGTCAAGCGCGCCAACCAGCATGCCCAGGAGCAACAGGGCCTGAGCGCGCCTGCGGTGCTGGCCCGTACGCCCGAGATCATCGGTGAGGCGCCGGCGATGCAGGAGGTGTTTCGCGCCATCGGCCGACTGAGCCATTCCAACATCACCGT
It encodes the following:
- a CDS encoding PAS domain-containing sensor histidine kinase — encoded protein: MTISDALHRLLLDNLTTATLLLDSALRLEYMNPAAEMLLAVSGQRSHGQFISELFTESTEALNSLRQAVEQAHPFTKREAQLTSLNGQSLTVDYAVTPILNQGQTLLLLEVHPRDRLLRITKEEAQLSKQETTKMLVRGLAHEIKNPLGGIRGAAQLLARQLPGDDLRDYTNVIIEEADRLRNLVDRMLGSNKLPSLAMTNIHEVLERVCSLVEAESQGVITLVRDYDPSLPDVLIDREQMIQAVLNIVRNAMQAIGAQNELRLGRITLRSRAMRQFTIGHTRHRLVARVEIIDNGPGIPAELQDTLFYPMVSGRPDGTGLGLAITQNIISQHQGLIECDSHPGHTTFSIFLPLEQGATAS